Proteins co-encoded in one Erwinia sp. genomic window:
- the rpoD gene encoding RNA polymerase sigma factor RpoD (ID:JIFNMEKO_00257;~source:Prodigal:2.6): MEQNPQSQLKLLVTRGKEQGYLTYAEVNDHLPEDIVDSDQIEDIIQMINDMGIQVVEEAPDADDLMLNDNNADTDEDAAEAAAQVLSSVESEIGRTTDPVRMYMREMGTVELLTREGEIDIAKRIEDGINQVQCSVAEYPEAITYLLEQYDRVEAGEARLSDMITGFVDPYAEEDLAPTATHVGSELSEEEREDDNEDDEDEEDDSEDDNSIDPELAREKFTELRAQYEKTRQVIKAQGRSHIDAMSEIQNLSDVFKQFRLVPRQFDYLVNNMRTMMDRVRSQERMIMKLCVEVCKMPKKNFITLFTGNETSETWLKAAQGMNKPWSLKLEEVEEEVQRSLGRLAQIETETGLTIEQVKDINRRMSIGEAKARRAKKEMVEANLRLVISIAKKYTNRGLQFLDLIQEGNIGLMKAVDKFEYRRGYKFSTYATWWIRQAITRSIADQARTIRIPVHMIETINKLNRISRQMLQEMGREPSPEELAERMLMPEDKIRKVLKIAKEPISMETPIGDDEDSHLGDFIEDTTLELPLDSATSESLRSATHDVLAGLTAREAKVLRMRFGIDMNTDHTLEEVGKQFDVTRERIRQIEAKALRKLRHPSRSEVLRSFLDD, translated from the coding sequence ATGGAGCAAAACCCGCAGTCACAGCTCAAGCTACTTGTCACCCGTGGTAAGGAGCAAGGCTATCTGACCTATGCTGAGGTCAATGACCATCTGCCCGAAGATATTGTCGACTCCGATCAGATCGAAGACATCATTCAGATGATCAACGACATGGGCATTCAGGTTGTTGAAGAAGCGCCGGATGCTGATGATCTGATGCTCAACGATAATAACGCGGATACCGACGAAGATGCAGCCGAAGCGGCGGCACAAGTTTTATCCAGCGTTGAGTCAGAAATCGGACGTACGACAGATCCGGTGCGCATGTACATGCGCGAAATGGGTACCGTTGAACTGCTCACACGTGAAGGCGAAATCGACATCGCAAAACGCATTGAGGACGGTATCAATCAGGTGCAATGTTCCGTTGCTGAATACCCGGAAGCCATCACCTACCTGCTCGAACAATATGACCGTGTTGAGGCCGGTGAAGCTCGCCTGTCGGACATGATAACCGGTTTTGTTGATCCTTATGCTGAAGAAGATCTTGCTCCTACCGCCACCCATGTTGGATCTGAGCTCTCAGAAGAAGAGCGTGAAGATGACAACGAAGACGACGAGGACGAGGAAGACGACAGCGAGGATGACAACAGTATTGACCCGGAACTGGCTCGCGAGAAGTTCACTGAACTGCGCGCGCAATATGAAAAAACCCGCCAGGTTATTAAGGCGCAGGGTCGCAGCCATATTGATGCCATGAGCGAAATTCAGAATCTTTCTGATGTCTTCAAGCAGTTCCGTCTGGTTCCGCGTCAGTTCGACTACCTCGTCAACAACATGCGTACCATGATGGATCGCGTTCGTAGTCAGGAACGCATGATCATGAAGCTGTGTGTTGAAGTGTGCAAAATGCCTAAGAAAAACTTCATTACTCTGTTTACAGGTAATGAAACCAGCGAAACCTGGTTGAAAGCGGCACAGGGGATGAATAAGCCCTGGTCATTAAAACTGGAAGAAGTTGAAGAGGAAGTACAACGCAGCCTTGGCAGGCTGGCACAAATCGAAACGGAAACTGGTCTGACGATTGAACAGGTGAAAGACATCAACCGTCGGATGTCTATCGGTGAAGCAAAAGCACGCCGGGCGAAGAAAGAGATGGTTGAAGCTAACCTGCGTCTGGTTATTTCTATTGCAAAAAAATACACCAACCGCGGTCTGCAGTTCCTTGATCTGATTCAGGAAGGTAATATTGGCCTGATGAAAGCGGTCGATAAATTTGAATACCGTCGCGGCTATAAATTTTCTACTTATGCGACATGGTGGATCCGTCAGGCGATTACCCGTTCAATTGCCGATCAGGCACGTACCATTCGTATCCCGGTGCATATGATTGAAACTATCAATAAACTCAATCGTATTTCACGCCAGATGCTGCAAGAGATGGGACGTGAACCGTCGCCGGAAGAGCTGGCCGAAAGAATGCTGATGCCGGAAGATAAGATTCGCAAGGTGCTGAAGATTGCCAAAGAACCTATCTCAATGGAGACCCCAATCGGTGATGATGAAGATTCACATCTGGGTGATTTTATTGAAGATACGACGCTGGAACTGCCGCTTGATTCTGCAACGTCAGAAAGCCTGCGCTCAGCAACCCACGATGTACTGGCAGGTCTGACCGCACGTGAAGCAAAAGTGTTACGCATGCGTTTTGGTATCGATATGAATACTGACCATACACTCGAAGAGGTCGGTAAGCAGTTTGATGTTACCCGTGAACGTATCCGTCAGATTGAAGCAAAAGCATTACGCAAACTGCGTCACCCCAGTCGTTCAGAGGTGCTGCGCAGCTTCCTGGATGATTAA
- the dnaG gene encoding DNA primase (ID:JIFNMEKO_00258;~source:Prodigal:2.6) — MAGRIPRVFINDLLARTDIVDLIDARVKLKKQGKNYHACCPFHNEKTPSFTVNGEKQFYHCFGCGAHGNAIDFLMNYDRLEFVESIEELATLYGLEVPYESGTGTSQLERHQRQSLYQLLGGLSDYYQRALTQPQAKKARDYLSLRGLSAEVSSHFAIGFAPAGWDNALKQFGSNEHDRQALADAGMLVTNDQGRTYDRFRERVMFPIRDKRGRVIGFGGRVVGDGQPKYLNSPETDIFHKGRQLYGLYEAQQYHSQPPRLLVVEGYMDVVALAQFEINYAVASLGTSTTAEHIQLLFRTTDNVICCYDGDRAGRDAAWRALETALPYMNDGRQLRFMFLPDGEDPDSLVRKEGKAAFETRMDDALPLSAFLFDTLLPQVDLRSPDGRAQLSTLALPLISQVPGETLRIYLRQELGNKLGILDDSQLDKLMPKRVDNTSPTAPAPLKRTTMRILVGLLLQNPTLAAMVPSLDGLSESELPGFPLFVELVDECRRQPDLTTGQLLEHYRGTKYSQSLETLATWNHMIVDEEIEAMFKNSLASVYDAALEQRLEYLIARERTHGLSADERREYWFLNQEFQKITR, encoded by the coding sequence ATGGCCGGACGAATTCCACGCGTATTTATTAATGATTTGCTGGCGCGAACTGACATCGTGGATCTGATTGATGCACGCGTAAAGCTGAAAAAGCAAGGCAAAAATTACCACGCGTGCTGTCCTTTCCATAACGAAAAAACGCCCTCCTTCACCGTAAATGGTGAAAAACAGTTCTATCACTGCTTCGGCTGTGGTGCCCATGGCAATGCCATCGACTTTCTGATGAATTACGATCGTCTCGAATTTGTGGAAAGTATCGAAGAATTGGCTACGCTTTATGGACTGGAAGTTCCTTATGAAAGCGGTACAGGTACCAGTCAGTTAGAACGCCACCAGCGACAAAGCCTTTATCAGCTACTCGGTGGATTGAGTGACTATTACCAACGTGCGCTGACACAACCCCAGGCCAAAAAGGCCCGGGACTATCTCTCTCTGAGAGGATTAAGCGCCGAGGTTAGTAGCCATTTTGCGATTGGTTTTGCACCCGCAGGCTGGGACAATGCACTTAAACAGTTTGGTAGTAATGAGCATGATCGCCAGGCATTAGCCGATGCGGGCATGCTGGTCACTAATGATCAGGGTCGTACCTACGACCGTTTCCGTGAACGGGTGATGTTTCCGATTCGCGATAAACGCGGACGCGTCATCGGTTTTGGCGGTCGGGTAGTCGGTGACGGGCAACCGAAATACCTCAACTCGCCTGAAACTGATATTTTTCATAAAGGCCGGCAGCTTTATGGTCTCTATGAAGCACAACAGTATCATTCACAACCCCCACGACTATTGGTTGTTGAAGGCTATATGGATGTAGTAGCTCTGGCGCAATTTGAAATTAATTATGCTGTAGCTTCATTGGGAACCTCGACAACAGCAGAACATATTCAGCTACTGTTTCGGACCACAGATAATGTCATCTGTTGTTATGACGGTGACCGGGCAGGCAGAGATGCCGCATGGCGCGCACTGGAAACAGCCCTGCCCTATATGAACGACGGCCGCCAGCTACGTTTTATGTTTTTACCTGATGGTGAAGATCCCGATTCGCTGGTGCGCAAAGAGGGAAAAGCAGCGTTCGAAACACGGATGGATGATGCTTTACCGCTCTCGGCGTTTTTGTTCGATACGCTGTTACCACAAGTTGATTTACGATCACCAGATGGTCGGGCACAACTCAGCACGCTGGCATTACCGTTAATCAGTCAGGTACCCGGTGAAACACTGCGTATCTATTTACGTCAGGAGCTGGGTAATAAGCTGGGTATTCTAGATGACAGCCAGCTGGATAAACTGATGCCGAAACGGGTCGATAATACATCGCCCACAGCCCCGGCACCGTTGAAGCGTACCACGATGCGTATATTAGTGGGGTTACTACTACAAAACCCCACACTGGCAGCGATGGTACCTTCCCTGGACGGACTGTCAGAATCAGAGTTACCTGGTTTTCCGCTGTTTGTCGAACTGGTTGACGAGTGCCGCCGGCAACCTGATTTGACCACCGGGCAGTTACTGGAACACTATCGTGGCACAAAATATAGTCAGTCCCTTGAAACACTGGCAACATGGAACCACATGATAGTAGATGAAGAAATTGAGGCGATGTTCAAAAACAGCCTGGCCAGCGTCTACGACGCGGCCCTGGAACAGCGTCTGGAATATCTCATCGCCCGAGAGCGCACCCATGGACTGAGCGCCGATGAACGTCGCGAATACTGGTTTTTGAACCAGGAATTCCAGAAAATAACGCGCTGA
- a CDS encoding hypothetical protein (ID:JIFNMEKO_00256;~source:Prodigal:2.6) → MHGGLEYLAGYTIPVNQYALKSVMPYVMGDRLQYINDRHYQRIDNGLGVTFQLYHGFRVDYEHVFTSTTDKLGDMNLVRLRYDF, encoded by the coding sequence ATGCATGGGGGGCTGGAGTATCTGGCGGGGTATACCATACCTGTTAATCAGTATGCGCTGAAATCTGTTATGCCTTATGTGATGGGTGATCGTCTGCAATACATTAATGACCGTCATTACCAACGTATTGATAATGGACTCGGGGTTACCTTCCAGCTATATCACGGATTCCGGGTTGATTATGAGCACGTCTTCACGTCAACCACCGATAAACTTGGCGATATGAATTTGGTACGTCTGCGCTACGATTTCTGA
- the tsaD gene encoding tRNA N6-adenosine threonylcarbamoyltransferase (ID:JIFNMEKO_00260;~source:Prodigal:2.6) has translation MRVLGIETSCDETGIAIYDDETGLRANQLYSQVKLHADYGGVVPELASRDHVRKTVPLIQAALQEAQLQAEEIDAVAYTAGPGLVGALLVGATIGRALAFAWGVPAIPVHHMEGHLLAPMLEPSPPDFPFVALLVSGGHTQLISVTAIGEYQLLGESVDDAAGEAFDKTAKLLGLDYPGGPLLSKMAEKGQAGRFIFPRPMTDRPGLDFSFSGLKTFAANTIRQHDNSPQTHADIARAFEDAVVDTLAIKCQRALKATGFRRLVIAGGVSANHTLRRKMTEVIQRCGGEVFYARPEFCTDNGAMIAYAGWVRIKGGMATDLTVNVRSRWPLAELSPLSQ, from the coding sequence ATGCGTGTGCTGGGAATTGAAACGTCCTGTGATGAGACAGGAATAGCGATTTATGATGATGAAACAGGGCTCAGGGCGAATCAGCTCTATAGTCAGGTGAAATTGCATGCTGATTATGGTGGTGTCGTGCCTGAGCTGGCATCCCGTGATCATGTTCGTAAAACGGTGCCCTTAATTCAGGCCGCACTGCAAGAGGCTCAGCTACAGGCCGAAGAGATAGATGCCGTTGCTTACACCGCAGGTCCGGGGCTTGTCGGTGCATTATTGGTAGGTGCAACCATTGGTCGTGCGCTGGCGTTTGCCTGGGGAGTACCCGCTATACCGGTGCATCATATGGAGGGGCATTTGCTGGCACCGATGCTTGAACCATCACCTCCGGATTTCCCGTTCGTCGCGCTGTTAGTCTCAGGGGGCCATACACAGCTGATCAGTGTCACCGCGATAGGGGAGTATCAGTTGCTCGGTGAGTCGGTGGATGATGCGGCCGGAGAGGCGTTTGATAAAACAGCAAAATTGCTCGGGCTTGATTATCCTGGTGGGCCATTGTTGTCAAAAATGGCCGAGAAAGGGCAAGCCGGGCGCTTTATTTTCCCCCGGCCCATGACTGACAGGCCAGGGCTTGATTTCAGTTTTTCCGGGCTGAAAACCTTCGCGGCTAATACTATTCGTCAGCATGATAATTCACCGCAAACTCACGCCGATATAGCGCGGGCATTCGAAGATGCCGTGGTCGATACACTGGCGATAAAATGCCAGCGAGCGCTGAAGGCTACCGGTTTTCGTCGTTTGGTCATTGCTGGTGGGGTCAGTGCCAACCACACGTTGCGCCGCAAAATGACCGAAGTAATACAGCGCTGTGGTGGCGAGGTTTTTTACGCCCGGCCGGAATTCTGCACAGATAATGGCGCGATGATTGCCTATGCTGGATGGGTGCGGATTAAAGGCGGCATGGCGACTGACTTAACGGTCAATGTGCGGTCACGCTGGCCACTGGCTGAACTTTCGCCTTTGTCGCAGTAA
- a CDS encoding hypothetical protein (ID:JIFNMEKO_00255;~source:Prodigal:2.6), with product MLKQNRRALWAVLGSVIVTAGVALPAQAEVTLLKQAPEAGDPLSRLNFTVGGSIRPQFNNLTGDGDRGSYKRNGFDGGTRFRFAADYYLFDDISWVSYYELGVNIPAVFDWDKHYASGAHDTTRRQLYTGLRSKTWGQLTFGQQNSVFYDVVGAKTDLWDYDMLAQAPGNGINGDYDGSYRSRKMLKYRNSFGDADVYASYLFSDNEYLLVNGLRYKRQGGGSLGVDYHLTKDLTWGTAWNYTRAEMRNPYADTAKTWNQNILVPL from the coding sequence ATGTTGAAACAGAATCGCAGGGCACTATGGGCAGTATTAGGCAGCGTCATTGTGACGGCAGGCGTAGCATTGCCTGCACAAGCAGAGGTCACATTACTGAAACAGGCACCCGAAGCGGGTGATCCGCTCAGCAGACTCAATTTCACTGTAGGGGGGAGTATTCGACCACAGTTTAATAATCTGACCGGTGACGGGGATCGCGGCTCATACAAACGTAACGGCTTCGATGGAGGCACACGTTTTCGTTTTGCTGCTGACTATTATCTGTTTGATGATATCAGCTGGGTAAGTTACTACGAACTTGGCGTCAATATTCCAGCGGTTTTTGACTGGGACAAACATTATGCTTCGGGTGCACACGATACCACCCGTCGTCAGCTTTATACCGGCTTACGCAGTAAAACCTGGGGACAGTTGACCTTCGGACAGCAGAATAGTGTCTTTTATGACGTTGTCGGCGCCAAGACCGATCTGTGGGATTACGATATGCTGGCTCAGGCACCGGGCAATGGCATTAACGGTGATTATGATGGATCCTACCGCTCACGTAAGATGCTGAAGTACAGAAATAGTTTTGGCGATGCTGATGTCTATGCCTCGTATCTGTTCAGTGACAATGAATATTTACTGGTGAATGGCTTACGTTACAAACGTCAAGGCGGTGGCTCGCTTGGTGTTGACTATCATCTGACCAAAGATCTGACCTGGGGAACAGCCTGGAACTACACCCGTGCTGAAATGCGTAACCCCTATGCGGATACTGCTAAAACCTGGAATCAGAATATTTTGGTACCGCTCTGA
- the plsY gene encoding putative glycerol-3-phosphate acyltransferase (ID:JIFNMEKO_00261;~source:Prodigal:2.6): protein MSFFVAGMIVFAYLCGSVSSAILVCRILRLPDPCQQGSGNPGATNVLRIAGKLPAIIVLLFDVIKGMLPVWVAYRFDVAPFYLGLIAIAACLGHIYPLFFHFKGGRGVATAFGAIAPIGWDLTGIISGTWLLTVWLSGYSSLGAIVSALVAPFYVWWFKPQFTFPVAMLSCLILLRHHDNIQRLWRGQEPKVSKKKRADDAGEPPSAPPK from the coding sequence ATGAGCTTCTTTGTGGCGGGAATGATTGTTTTTGCCTATCTGTGCGGCTCGGTTTCCAGTGCGATACTGGTTTGCCGAATCCTCAGGCTGCCTGACCCCTGCCAGCAAGGGTCAGGCAATCCCGGTGCGACTAATGTATTACGCATTGCAGGAAAGCTTCCCGCAATTATCGTATTACTGTTTGATGTCATCAAAGGGATGCTGCCAGTATGGGTTGCCTATCGCTTCGATGTTGCGCCCTTCTACCTCGGTCTGATCGCAATTGCCGCATGTTTAGGCCATATCTACCCACTTTTTTTTCACTTTAAAGGTGGCAGAGGCGTCGCAACCGCCTTTGGAGCAATAGCCCCGATTGGCTGGGATCTGACGGGCATCATCAGCGGCACCTGGTTGCTCACCGTTTGGCTCAGCGGTTACTCATCATTAGGTGCCATTGTCAGTGCTCTGGTTGCCCCGTTCTATGTCTGGTGGTTTAAGCCACAATTCACTTTTCCGGTTGCGATGCTCTCGTGCCTTATCCTTCTGCGCCATCATGATAATATTCAGCGTTTGTGGCGCGGCCAGGAACCTAAAGTGAGCAAAAAAAAACGTGCTGATGATGCAGGTGAACCCCCGTCAGCACCACCGAAATAG
- the mdoB gene encoding Phosphoglycerol transferase I (ID:JIFNMEKO_00254;~source:Prodigal:2.6) has product MVSALLSLLLFFASISLYVWKAGKSRVSFTVILLFLGIYIILNASLLASNYFTGEGINDAVLYTITSSLSGAGISKYLLPAAGLLLLLLSIFALLAWILNRCKHRRLDPFYSILAVVLAIASINTTPAYQQVSSLIKSQISKSDTDFYSHYKVPSRQIRGEKPNLVYIYAESLERTYLDNDAFPDLAPELNSLRAQSVDFSRTEQLPGTEYTIAGMVASQCGIPLFAPFDGNASSALSTFYPQTICLGDILKASGYQNYFYQGANLNFAGKNTFLASHGFDHLYGYEELKSEVADPGYRNDWGWYDDTVLDKVFEQYLTLSRQETPFALFALTVDTHHPDGFTSRSCQRNRYRFDGNNNKSFAAVSCSQEQIAKLITRIQATPYFKNTIIVVSSDHLAMNNSAFKYLTRHDRENLFFMLRGDKPESKTVAFKRSVLDNGATVLDAMGGDNFIGLGRSSLSSTSLATTYLNIREKINQWRPDILKLWHFPNTISNYTLDGKNGRFSFSGVDFKLPVLLSVKQDKIEPHFDVYLAPPLKQQLSHFTADEKFVWADRCYKMGAVWDKTQELNGRWCVAEGTLNSPVQITEIKDDTPTKGNITFQKIGHSSEAHYQLSVSRLRLADTDLRYRADRILFAFPGLPDQVFKVSGLSYPEAWGGRWSDSNLSPTVQLTYLAPLPEKFTLTLTARAFGANSQQPFKVVAGNEIQEIMLTEQISTVSMTFSNPHHTNSIEIIPPIPQDSAEGTIDGFAARRLGIGMVMLQVEAEQ; this is encoded by the coding sequence ATGGTTTCAGCACTTCTCTCACTGCTTCTGTTTTTTGCATCAATTTCATTGTACGTCTGGAAGGCAGGCAAAAGCCGGGTCAGTTTCACTGTTATTCTGCTGTTCCTCGGGATCTACATTATTCTTAATGCGTCCCTGCTTGCCAGTAATTACTTTACCGGTGAAGGGATCAACGATGCAGTACTCTATACAATTACCAGTAGTCTGAGTGGCGCCGGCATCAGTAAATATCTGCTACCCGCAGCCGGATTGCTCTTGTTACTTCTGAGCATATTTGCACTACTGGCCTGGATATTAAACCGATGTAAACATCGCCGTCTTGACCCTTTTTACAGCATTCTTGCGGTCGTGCTTGCCATTGCCTCTATCAATACCACGCCCGCTTATCAGCAGGTAAGCAGCCTGATTAAGTCACAAATTAGCAAAAGTGACACTGATTTTTACAGCCACTATAAAGTCCCTTCCAGACAGATTCGTGGAGAAAAACCCAATCTGGTTTATATCTACGCTGAGAGTCTGGAGCGTACCTATCTTGATAACGATGCGTTTCCTGATCTGGCACCAGAGCTGAATTCCTTACGTGCGCAGTCTGTCGATTTCAGTCGTACTGAGCAGTTACCCGGTACCGAGTACACCATTGCAGGCATGGTTGCATCGCAATGTGGCATCCCTCTTTTTGCCCCTTTTGACGGTAATGCCTCCAGCGCCTTATCCACTTTCTACCCACAGACCATCTGTCTCGGGGATATTCTGAAAGCGTCAGGCTACCAAAACTACTTCTACCAGGGAGCAAATCTCAACTTTGCAGGCAAAAACACCTTTCTCGCGTCACACGGCTTTGATCACCTCTACGGTTACGAAGAGCTAAAAAGTGAAGTGGCAGACCCGGGTTATCGCAACGACTGGGGATGGTATGACGATACCGTGCTTGATAAAGTGTTCGAGCAGTATCTGACTCTCTCCCGTCAGGAGACACCTTTTGCACTGTTTGCCCTCACCGTCGATACTCATCATCCGGATGGATTCACCTCGCGAAGTTGTCAGCGCAATCGATATCGCTTTGATGGCAATAACAACAAATCCTTTGCGGCGGTTTCCTGCAGTCAGGAACAGATAGCGAAGCTGATTACCCGAATCCAGGCTACACCTTACTTTAAAAATACCATCATTGTGGTCAGCTCTGATCACCTGGCGATGAATAACAGCGCATTCAAATACCTGACACGCCATGACCGTGAAAATCTGTTTTTCATGCTGCGTGGTGATAAACCCGAAAGTAAAACAGTCGCCTTTAAGCGCAGCGTGCTGGATAACGGGGCCACGGTACTTGATGCGATGGGGGGCGACAACTTTATCGGTCTTGGCCGCAGCAGCCTTTCATCCACCTCGCTGGCCACTACCTATTTAAACATCAGAGAAAAAATTAACCAATGGCGTCCTGATATTTTAAAGTTGTGGCACTTCCCCAACACCATCTCAAACTACACTCTTGATGGAAAAAACGGTCGTTTTAGTTTCTCCGGAGTCGACTTTAAGCTGCCCGTGTTGCTCTCCGTCAAACAGGATAAAATTGAACCACACTTCGATGTTTATCTGGCCCCCCCACTGAAACAACAACTGTCTCACTTTACCGCAGACGAAAAATTTGTCTGGGCTGACCGCTGTTACAAAATGGGTGCAGTCTGGGATAAAACACAAGAGTTGAATGGTCGATGGTGTGTTGCAGAAGGAACACTGAATTCGCCAGTGCAAATCACTGAGATCAAAGATGATACTCCAACGAAAGGTAACATCACCTTTCAAAAAATCGGTCACAGTAGCGAGGCGCACTACCAGCTAAGTGTGTCACGCTTGCGTCTTGCGGATACTGATCTCAGATACCGCGCTGATCGAATTTTATTTGCTTTTCCAGGACTTCCCGATCAAGTGTTCAAAGTGTCCGGGCTATCTTACCCGGAAGCCTGGGGGGGACGCTGGTCTGACAGTAACCTCAGCCCGACAGTCCAGCTTACCTATCTGGCTCCGCTGCCTGAAAAATTTACTCTGACACTGACTGCACGTGCTTTTGGGGCTAACAGCCAACAACCGTTTAAAGTCGTGGCAGGCAATGAAATTCAGGAAATCATGCTGACTGAGCAGATTTCTACCGTCTCCATGACATTCAGTAATCCACATCACACTAACAGTATCGAAATTATCCCTCCGATACCTCAGGACAGTGCCGAAGGCACCATTGATGGTTTTGCAGCACGACGGCTGGGTATTGGCATGGTGATGTTGCAAGTGGAAGCAGAGCAGTAA
- the rpsU gene encoding 30S ribosomal protein S21 (ID:JIFNMEKO_00259;~source:Prodigal:2.6), producing MPVIKVRENEPFDVALRRFKRSCEKAGVLAEVRRREFYEKPTTERKRAKASAVKRLAKKLARENARRTRLY from the coding sequence ATGCCGGTAATCAAAGTACGTGAAAACGAGCCCTTCGACGTTGCACTGCGTCGCTTCAAACGTTCCTGTGAAAAAGCAGGCGTGCTGGCGGAAGTGCGTCGTCGTGAGTTTTACGAAAAACCAACGACTGAACGCAAACGCGCTAAAGCATCTGCTGTTAAGCGTCTTGCGAAAAAACTGGCTCGTGAAAACGCACGCCGCACCCGCCTGTACTGA
- the folB gene encoding Dihydroneopterin aldolase (ID:JIFNMEKO_00262;~source:Prodigal:2.6) encodes MDIVFIEQLTVYTTIGVYDWEQSLQQKLVFDIELASDHRRSAASDDVGDCISYAEVAEAVLTHVSEGHFALVERVAEEVAQLLLARFPTPWVKIKLSKPGAVAQALQVGVIIERGQRP; translated from the coding sequence GTGGATATTGTTTTTATTGAACAGCTGACGGTTTATACCACTATCGGTGTTTATGACTGGGAACAATCATTACAGCAAAAATTGGTTTTTGATATTGAACTTGCCAGTGACCACCGACGTTCTGCAGCAAGTGATGATGTTGGCGATTGTATCAGTTATGCCGAGGTCGCTGAGGCGGTACTGACCCACGTATCAGAAGGGCATTTTGCACTTGTTGAGCGCGTAGCGGAGGAGGTTGCTCAGCTGTTATTAGCCCGCTTCCCCACTCCGTGGGTGAAAATTAAATTAAGTAAACCGGGTGCTGTGGCCCAGGCATTGCAGGTCGGTGTCATCATTGAGCGAGGCCAGCGTCCCTGA
- the uppP gene encoding Undecaprenyl-diphosphatase (ID:JIFNMEKO_00263;~source:Prodigal:2.6) has product MTEFEPLWQAFILGIVEGITEFLPVSSTGHMIIVGHLLGFEGDKASSFEVMIQLGSILAVVVIFWRRFLCLFGINIARGATKPPGARQLNLLHIVLGMIPAVIIGGLLHSTIKSLFSPVSVVYALIAGGILLLLAEWLKPVKPRTEQIDDMTYRQALLIGCMQCLALWPGFSRSGATISAGMLCGVSRYAASEFSFLLAVPMMAGATALDLYKNSHLLVWADLPLFVTGFFTAFVVALLAMKTFLTLIQHLSFVPFALYRILLAAVVYWFVL; this is encoded by the coding sequence ATGACTGAGTTCGAACCACTTTGGCAGGCGTTTATCCTTGGTATTGTTGAAGGGATAACTGAATTTTTGCCGGTTTCTTCTACTGGCCATATGATCATTGTCGGTCACCTTTTGGGATTTGAGGGCGATAAGGCCAGCTCTTTTGAAGTGATGATTCAGTTGGGATCTATCCTTGCGGTGGTGGTGATTTTCTGGCGGCGTTTCCTGTGTTTGTTTGGTATTAACATCGCAAGGGGAGCGACAAAGCCCCCAGGCGCACGCCAGCTTAACCTGCTACATATCGTGTTGGGGATGATCCCTGCGGTGATTATCGGCGGGCTCTTACACAGTACGATAAAATCACTTTTCAGTCCTGTTTCAGTGGTCTACGCTCTGATTGCCGGGGGGATATTACTGCTGCTTGCAGAGTGGCTAAAACCGGTGAAACCGCGAACAGAACAGATTGATGATATGACATATCGCCAGGCGCTGTTGATTGGTTGTATGCAGTGTCTGGCGCTATGGCCGGGTTTTTCCCGGTCAGGCGCCACTATTTCAGCCGGGATGCTGTGCGGGGTAAGTCGTTATGCGGCTTCTGAATTTTCGTTCCTGCTTGCTGTGCCGATGATGGCCGGTGCAACAGCACTGGATTTGTATAAAAATAGTCATCTGTTGGTTTGGGCAGATCTGCCCCTGTTTGTCACCGGCTTTTTTACCGCTTTTGTGGTTGCGCTGCTGGCCATGAAAACATTTTTGACGCTGATCCAGCATCTCTCATTCGTACCTTTTGCACTTTACCGGATTTTGCTGGCGGCAGTGGTCTACTGGTTTGTGCTGTAA